ACAGTTATAGAGGTACTGTTAATTCTACGGGATGTTTCCATACTGAATAGTACAACTTTACTACTTTCTCTCAAAAGTACCTCCCAGAGTGACTCTGCCTTCAAAGAGCTATGTATCAAATGTCAGATTTTGGTTTAGCAAAGTGAAAGTGGAATATTCAGAGGCGTAAAAATAAAACTTTGAAAGTTCAGTCAGGGGGCACTCCCCAGTTAGCTCTGTTCAGTCCGAGAACAACAAGCTGTCTTTTAGTAATAGTGGGCCAACAGCCACTGACTGGAAGAAGAGAGCAagaaccagagacagactgagacgTAGACAGAGAGGCTGAGTGAGAGGGCTTGTCTGAGACCAGAGCAGTCGAGTGGAGCACTAGTGTGTTTATGTGGTGGATTGACAGAGACGTGTTGCTCCTGTTTGTCAGTGAGAGCAGAGAGTCTGCTGCTGACCCCTTCCATCCTGCCTATTACCAAACCTCATACCAAGTTCAGATGGTCTCACTGTGATGTCTTTTTCAGGGACATCAAgtgttttctttttcattttatCTCTCCCACCAGAGACCCAATCTATATTAGTTTGTCCTCAATGTTCCCTGTAAACAGAGTATACAGCCGTAGCTCCATTTGACTGACCTCTGGTTGTCTTTACAACTGTGCAGTTGACTGTGGGGAACTGCAGTGCTCTCTGTCTCCAGCGGGGGAGCATCACCCTGTGCAGGGGCTGTTGGAGCGCTTTGAGGCCGGCCCGGGCTGTGCAGCCAGAGAGAGCGGGGAGAAAGAGACCCATGTGATCGCTGTGGGGAGAGGGACACGCAGCCCTGACAAACAGGTgctccctctctgttcctcacagtaggacacacccacacccactcccAATACGCTGTTCCTCCCTGCCctgaccccctctcctcccttctaggTGACTGTGCTCCTGAGACCCCTGTCTCTGACTCATCCCCCCCGTCAAACCCTCATCCTGGTACTGAGCTCCAAGCAACCAGTGCGCTGGTGGCTGGAGGCTGAGAGACTACCCCCGGATCTGCCTGTGCTGGTGCAGGTCAGTCTGTGATGACATGctcgtgtggtgtgtgtgtacctcttttAGTCATTCATCTGTCattcaccccccaaaaaaactgttttgatgAGAGTATTTGCTTCCTCCCGTGAGGAACGGATAAAAGTACTGACCCCtcccgtgtgtttgtgtgtatgtctgtgcaaGTGTGTTGTTTTAGAAACATAGGCCCCCACAAATGAATGTTTCTATTACTATGTGTTGTCATGTGTCTCTCTGTAACCACAGTACCCCCCCTTTGCCCCAGGTCTCTCCTAACTCTACAGTGCAGCCCTACAGTCTGGCTGTGCAGGTGCAGCCTGTGCCCTCTCTGCCTTTCCGTCCGCAGGCTTTGCTGCGCTGGGCAATGTATCGCCATGGctccctgtcctccctcacacacacagccagtgcCAACCGCGTCTACGTCCGCGTGGGCGAGGGTGagccagccccccacacacacacacacacacacatacaactaaTACACGACCCTGGTCTTTctgacctctctccctctacaaccAAGTCTCCCCTCTGCCCTCCAGATACCACCATGCCCCGCGTGTGCCAGCTGCAGTCTCTGTTCCTGTCACACAActacctgacctctgacctgcaGCCACAGGAAGTACAGGGCTGTGCTCCAGTTGGCGGAGGCGACCCAGAAGTACATGTCATCAAGCTCCATTCAGCAGGGTCAGGGCTTTGTGGGTAAGTTTAGGACGTCTCCAGCATTTGAAGAAAATCATGTGGAGTATATCAATCTCTGAAGCTGTTCAAGTAATATAATGTTGAGCTATTGAGTTATCCCTTAATCATTTTATaagcagtttctccctgtctatgCTATTCAGTGACCTGTCTCTTCCTCtatcccagctctctgcaggtggAGGTGACTATTTCTCTGGTGCCCCCAGTGGCCAATGCTGGGTGGCACAAGTTGGTGCTGATCCTCACTAGTGCCGTTCCAGTCAACTGGGCTCTCACAGTCCCAGGGCTCCGGGGACACATCTCTGTCTATGTGAGGACCCTATCCAGTAAAACTTGACACATTATGGTATTTCTCTTATTATGTGGGCTAGAATGGGTCCTTCACCTGTTCTGGAGTTTGGTATACAAGTCATAAAAGTGTTATAAGTAAAAAATAATGATGAAATGGACAAAATAGCTAAATAAATGAAAGGAGCAATACAATCATTGAGTGAAGGCCAAGCTAAACGTGATTTCAAAACCTCAAAGTGAGTTCAAAATATCAATGGACATATCTCTCAGGTTATCTTGTTGTTAAATAAACACATTCAACTTGGCTTTGACAGGGCTTGCCAGGTTATCTTGTAATACAAACATCCCATTTATGCATTTTCTGACCATTTTTCTATCTCCCTTGTTCTTTCCTCTCAGTCCTCCAACAGCGTGTCCCCACTCTACCCTCCAGAGCCTGGCCTGACACTGACTAGCATGCTCACCTCTGACCTCTCTACCACCCATGACCTTTTGAGCTGGGCCAATCAGAGTGGCTTTCCCAAAGTGGCCTCATACACAGAGGCTGACCTGGCCAATCACTTTGTGATCAGACTGGCTGGGGGAGGGACAGGTCAggacctgtgtgtgtctcttgtgtCCCTCATTGTGTGAGTGAACTGGATGGTTTATTTTGTGTTTcctaacagtgtgtttgtgttggtgttTCTCCTGATTAATTATGTTGTCTCCCTATATTGAAGGTCATGTTATCCCTAAAAAGGTGCTGTTCTGTGTGTTagcacacctctctctctttctctcccttcccacAGAAGGTGGCCCCCCTGTGCGTATGCTGGATGGCAGGCCCCCTTGGGTCCAGGAgcgcaggctgagacagtggctgAGTGAGGGAGGTGGAAGGACCAGTGGGGGCTGGGAGGCCGTCAGTGTGCAGTGTCAGGACGGACGACTCAACGTGGCCGTGGACAGACACATTCTGCAGGTCACTTTCACTATGTGGTTGTACTGGTAATTTAGCGTGTTAGCGAGGTTATGGTTGTACTGGTAGTTTAGCGTGTTAGGTGTTAGCGGGGTTATGGTTGTACTGGTAGTTTAGTGTGTTAGCGAGGTTATGGTTGAACTGGTAGTTTAGCGTGTTAGCGAGGTTATGGTTGTACTGGTAGTTTAGCGTGTTAGCGAGGTTATGGTTGTACTGGTAGTTTAGCGTGTTAGCGAGGTTATGGTTGTACTGGTAGTTTAGTGTGTTAGCCTGTTAGCGAGGTTATGGCATACAAATACCAATATACTGCATGTAGACCTACAGTGTATTGTAGGTTCTTATGATGGTACTTAGTGTAGCTTTTGTGATGCTCTCTTTCACACAGACCCTGTCTCTCCCGGTGTCAGAGGTGACACTGCGGGATCCTCAGTGCCTGGCCCAGTCCAACAGCAGCCATTTCTTGTTGGCATTCCCGGTCATTTCCTGTGGGACTGAAGGGCTGCTGCAGGGAGAGCCCAGAGGGGTACAGTACAAAAACGCggtaagacagagaggtggtTTTAAGGGGTAAAATATCTGCAGAGAACATTTTAACATGTTTTGTGAAATGTTTCTGCAATGTTTGTCTCACCATGTTTTGCAATGTTTTTGTCTCACCAAAATGGAGTCCAAAATGGTAATTGAACCATGCGTGCAGTCGTTTACAAGTGATTCTGTGCTAAACAAGGTcagcagaaagagaaagagctgTGTAATTGGGACGTCCGGCAGCCTCATCAGAGAGGCAGATCTGATGGGGAGATAGAGCAGGGATGGGCTTCTCtttaggtggggagggggagatggaggtcACTATGGAGccccacactgtgtgtgtgtgtctctgtgtctgtatctgtgtgtgagattgagagagatggcgagagatgCACCGTAGAAAGGCAGAGGACGAGAGTAGAAGAGCAGTGCTgtaattgtgttgttgtttgttagtGTGATCTGAAGGGCCCCTGAGGTTGTGTAAGTAGTCTGTCTTATCTCCCCCAGGCGCCACATGGGTGACCTAGTGTCCGGAACACTGCTGATCAACCTGAGTGTAGCTAGGCCTGGGGACGGGAGTGTGGGAGCAgggggctggagggagggagggagggaagtgggAGTGATGGAGGTCTGGGAGGAAagggagcgggagggagggagggagggagggtagtggGAGTGATGGAGGTCTGGGAGGAAagggagcaggagaggagggaggcagtgAGACAGACATGTAGCATGTGAATGAACTACGATCTGCTAATATATCTACTGACCTCTCACTGACCTCTCACTGACCTATCTGCTCTAGTGTTTCAACTCTTACAGTACATGACTTGCCATGTTTTGTGTCTATCCATCCTCTCAGGTTTTGCTATGGAGAAACAAGCCTCTGGTTGCCGTGGGCAATGAGACAGACGAGGAGCCCACAGAGTGGACTCCACTGGTCATACATGTGAGATGATAcaggttgtgtgtttgtgtgtgtgtggtccatttTCACCACATattagtgtgtgtttgttgtgtgtgtgagacagagacatGTATATCTATGCTTGTCCTTATCATTCCATACATCTCCCTCTTTTCCATTGTCCTCTTAGTTCAGCTGTTTTGCTGCAGTCCCCAGTGTCCCAAGCCTTCCTGTGGAGCAGCCCACTCTGCAGGGGCCGGAGCCCCTCCCAAGGGCCAGGGCCGGCCCACTGGTCTCACTGCAGCTGTTTGTTACAGAGGGCTATGAGCAGAGGCAGACCGGTCCTTGTACCATCACCGCTGACAACCGTGTCTATGTGGAGGTCAGTTTGcctagctatgtgtgtgtgtttaattctgtctgtctgtctgtctgtctgtctgtctgtctgtctgtctgtctgtctgtctgtctgtctgtctgtctgtctgtctgtctgtctgtctgtctgtctgtctgtctgtctgtctgtctgtctgtctgtctgtctgtctgtctgtctgtctgtctgtctgtctgtctgtctgtctagctgctGATGTAGCTCCTGCTGCAAGTGCTACTTGTGTTTCTCCCTCTGCTAGTCTTCTACAGTATCAGCTGCCTCAAGCCCAGAGAAGACTTCCTCCAGAAGGCTATTATAATCACATCTAGATATGTCACAATAAGTCCTTTCTATAAGAACTCTGTAGCCCTGCTATTACAGCACTAGAGCTTGTAACAGCAGGTTGTAACAGAGTACTACAAATTACAGTACTAGTGTAATTACAATACTTAAATATCAACTCAGTAATAAGACCATGGTAAAGTAATGTGTTACCCATATTTTCTCTGACTGTTTTTGCCAAGCTTTCCGCCAAGGGAGCTCTTGGTGGGGGTGTGGAGGTGCGGTCCTGCATGGTGTCTCCCCTATCAGACCCCCGTGTGTCCCCTGGCTGGTCAGTCATTAGAGACAGCTGCTCCACTGACTCCTCACTGACACTCAGCAACATGACACATGGccaagaggatgaggaggaagaggaggatgaggaggaattttatgaagaggaagaggaggtaccTACAGTCCTATCATTCAGGCATCCAGGAAGGGCTTGGAGGAACAAAGCAGGATTGAGAAAAAGAGAACACGGTGGGAAGAGGGGACGAGGAGGACGAGCCAAAAGGAAGGAGAGCGAtggaggaatgggaggagaggaggaccagATACACAGGCTGAGGTTCAGTTTTGTCCTTCGGCCCATCTACAACAACTCTGTCCAGTTCCTGCACTGTCGCATCCGTCTGTGTGGCCCTGAGTCAGTGACCCAGGGGCCTCCAACGGCCATAATACAGAGTGGCTGTCTGAATCCCTGGGGCCTCCGTATCCCTGCCCTCGTATCTAGACTACCCAACCAACAGGTGCAGTACATGTTCTATATTCAGAATGGCTAGTAGTATTAATGACTAATAGTAATGACTTACCCTCAGTGGCGGTTccagcttgtatggctcccttcagcaccccccacccccagcaacaacaaaaaagaaccaTTCTGCACTGgcatttttattcagacatttggaataacacatcacaaataaataatcctaacatttaaaactatataagtataaaaaatgtatacaaaaataagactaatATCAAAAtgaagtaacaaagacaaatggaaacaaatttgtgttgatttggcaccagtgcatcaatacattacccatcccccaacactgtcaacaaaGAGTCAAGtctaaaccaattcaccttggtggtgtgcagactggttttatattattcttaatgattttgcacaaaccagaaaaatgtctgtgaaactatatattcacagtattatgaattaattgtgatttatttagtagcatttcgtagtgtgactgattttaaTAATTGcgttagtactgtacaaagttagaggtgcactatttgatagattcccccgctccccctacctcgggcttccagtggggagacctgagatCAACATACCCCCCTCCACATCTCgaacttctgagtgggagaccttcccaggcagtagcctgcctagctcacagactagaatcagggcgcccacaccgacaaggttaattgacccacagtctcacacggtgacatgatattattgacgtgacgtgcaaatgagcgatagaaaaccgatcgtgcaaatgtcaccatttcgattttttttgcgCGGGCACCCCGTGCCGCTCAcggcaagatgccgccctgggCGGATGCCAatgtcgcctatacctaaatccgccactgcttatattcctctcttctctctgtcagtgTGAGTACAGAAACTTCTCCAGACCCATGCTGGTCTATCAGCCTGTTGGTGTGGCCAGACAGCTGGCGCCACCTGCTGGTGAGTAGTAGATGGTCATTGGTGGTGTGGTCCACCTCATTACATGGGCCTGAAGTAATTCACTTTCACTCTGTAAAAGGGTGTTTCTCTCTTCTTATccaactctctttttctctctctaggtCAGAGAGGTCAAATGCCCAGTGTGTCTCAGCTACCCAAGCCTATCCCAGCCCACAGCAGTAAGTAActttaaccctagcctcaaccctaaccctagcggttcaaccctaaccctagcctcaaccctaaccctagcggtTCATTCCTAACCCTagcggttcaaccctaaccctagcctcaaccctaaccctagcggttcaaccctaaccctagcggttcaatctaaccctagcctcaaccctaaccctagcctcaaccctaaccctagcggttcaatctaaccctagcctcaaccctaaccctagcggttcaaccctaaccctagcggttcaatctaaccctagcctcaaccctaaccctagcggttcaatctaaccctagcctcaaccctaaccctagcggttcaatctaaccctagcctcaaccctaaccctagcggttcaaccctaaccctagcctcagtCCTAACCCTAGCGGTTCaatctaaccctagcctcaaccctaaccctagcggttcaatctaaccctagcctcaaccctaaccctagcctcaactctaaccctagcggTTCaatctaaccctagcctcaaccctaaccctagcggttcaaccctaaccctagcggttcaatctaaccctagcctcaaccctaaccctagcggttcaaccctaacactagcctcaaccctaaccctagcggtTCATTCCAAGCCCTAGCggttcaactctaaccctagcctcaaccctaaccctagcctcaaccctaaccctagcctcaactctaaccctagcctcaaccctaaccctagcggttcaaccctaaccctagcggttcaaccctaaccctagcggttcaaccctaaccctagccgttcaaccctaaccctagcctcattcctaaccctagcctcaaccctaaccctagcggttcaaccctaaccctagcagttcaaccctaaccctagcggttcaaccctaaccctagcggttcaaccctaaccctagcttcatgtccacacccggttcaaccctaaccataatatCAACTCCTGGATGTTCCTACACGTGTGTAATATCACAACAGTGATAGTAACTGGGATTTGGCTTAACTACTACTTTTCCCTCCCATGTTTTTGTCACCCAGGCTCTGGGGTAGACACAGGCTCAGTGTTGGGGATTGTGTTTGTTGCTTTCCTTCTGGGCATCAGCCTGATGGGGGCGCTGTGGTACATCTACTCTCACACAGGTAACCACACAGGACAGTTCCTAAAGTCTATCCTGGACCAAAGGCCAAAATACTGAGCTATACCACCATATTCACAAATGAACAGAGAAcattctatacctgctgctactgtttattatctgtcactttatttctagttatatgtacatatctacctcaattacctcgtaaccctgcacatcgactcggtactggttcccCTTATAtaaagccaagttatcgttactcattttattatttctctattttctttctctctgcattgttgggaagggcccgtaagtaagcatttcactgttagtctacacctgttgttttttcgaagcatgtgacgaataacatttgattttatttaaccTAGTGTAAGAGAAGATACTATGACAACTTTCTTACTATTTGAGAGAAATACTGGGTTTATTCACCATGTATAAATGTTAGTGACACACTTGACATGTGATTGGTTGCAGGGGCTCCTCCACCAACCAGAAGAGGGGGCCTGATCGAGAATACTAACCCTGCCTTATTAGACTCTTCCAACAGCTCTGTGTAGAGGTGAGATGGAACGTGATAAGAGTGGaacaacacacacagcagctGGGAGACCACAAAGTAAAGAGAATGTCAAATTTAGACTAGTATTCTATAGACTTATCATGGTGTCACTAGCGCCCTTTGTGAATTAGTCAAGCACCTGCAGATTGCAATAGTGATATCTCGTATCATGTGTAAGAAATACAATATTATCATTCTCTATCTCATTTTCAGTGTTTCCTCTGGTAAATCTGAGACGGAGGGTAAAGTGGGACAGAAGATGAAACacctggtgtgtgtctgtgagtgtgtcagacctgggttgaaatacATGCGTATTTAAGTATTTGTTATTTAAATACTTATTTTctgtgtatttttgtattttcaaaTAATCAGCTATTTTTACTTGAAGTATTTAAAAATAACTTCCTATAAATAGCAGaaattattttcaaatacattattTCAAAAACCCAAGGaccaaacagacctgggttcaaatgcatgcagtattttaatatttgtatttgaaaatagttGAGCATTTCCAAATTCATTCCAATATTTAAGTACTGAAAAATATACAGATACTTACTTCGAAATGTCtttgaaagtaattgaaataccctAAATAGTTTTTGAACCCATGTCTGGTGTGTGTAaatacatatacactgagtatacaaaacattgagaaaacctgctctttccatgacatagactgaccaggtgaatccaagtgaaagttatgatcccttattgatgtcccttgttaaatccacttcaatcagtgtagatgaagaggaggagacaggttaaagaaggatttttaagcattgagacaattgagacatggattgtgtatgtgtgaaattcagagagtgaatgggcaagactaaatatttaagtgcctttgaatggggaatggtagtaggtgccagggacaccagtttgtgtcaagaattgcaacgctgctgagtttttcaccccctgcagtttcccgtgtgtatcaagaatggtccactacctaaaggacacaactgtgggaagcattggagtcaacatgggct
Above is a window of Salmo salar chromosome ssa03, Ssal_v3.1, whole genome shotgun sequence DNA encoding:
- the LOC106601339 gene encoding transforming growth factor beta receptor type 3 yields the protein MMVSATGWILFCLLLLGERTALDCGELQCSLSPAGEHHPVQGLLERFEAGPGCAARESGEKETHVIAVGRGTRSPDKQVTVLLRPLSLTHPPRQTLILVLSSKQPVRWWLEAERLPPDLPVLVQVSPNSTVQPYSLAVQVQPVPSLPFRPQALLRWAMYRHGSLSSLTHTASANRVYVRVGEDTTMPRVCQLQSLFLSHNYLTSDLQPQEVQGCAPVGGGDPEVHVIKLHSAGSGLCGSLQVEVTISLVPPVANAGWHKLVLILTSAVPVNWALTVPGLRGHISVYSSNSVSPLYPPEPGLTLTSMLTSDLSTTHDLLSWANQSGFPKVASYTEADLANHFVIRLAGGGTEGGPPVRMLDGRPPWVQERRLRQWLSEGGGRTSGGWEAVSVQCQDGRLNVAVDRHILQTLSLPVSEVTLRDPQCLAQSNSSHFLLAFPVISCGTEGLLQGEPRGVQYKNAVLLWRNKPLVAVGNETDEEPTEWTPLVIHFSCFAAVPSVPSLPVEQPTLQGPEPLPRARAGPLVSLQLFVTEGYEQRQTGPCTITADNRVYVELSAKGALGGGVEVRSCMVSPLSDPRVSPGWSVIRDSCSTDSSLTLSNMTHGQEDEEEEEDEEEFYEEEEEVPTVLSFRHPGRAWRNKAGLRKREHGGKRGRGGRAKRKESDGGMGGEEDQIHRLRFSFVLRPIYNNSVQFLHCRIRLCGPESVTQGPPTAIIQSGCLNPWGLRIPALVSRLPNQQCEYRNFSRPMLVYQPVGVARQLAPPAGQRGQMPSVSQLPKPIPAHSSSGVDTGSVLGIVFVAFLLGISLMGALWYIYSHTGAPPPTRRGGLIENTNPALLDSSNSSV